A genome region from Eurosta solidaginis isolate ZX-2024a chromosome 2, ASM4086904v1, whole genome shotgun sequence includes the following:
- the NimC4 gene encoding uncharacterized protein NimC4 translates to MLQSSQLLLSFFLVYQISIWLISAADISAEMKGEPADSMPINFDQKHNYCLRNVTYYEEVAVNKTRQVKDKQNFIKRMFNISPTYKTQHYVVMEKIKRTHLVNECCEGYTMADNKICKPLCKPACTINAYCHAPNECRCRGGYDVIKINSIDHCSPRCNSGCPFGGWCTAPDVCRCAHGYRSVGDTCVQKCDADDVNCEGAEDISTESTTYESTDSTLSYDSSTIDITIEMEAAMSENNFDNDSVVNASVIFPSQNCTCSGNATCQVIIGCTCPEGFIETENGVEDFVTCAPVIWQGELLLDESNSNAFLIIVGMVVIISTLALLALKLWRHQRGSLDVEGKTDMCCKYEKNSASSESGHGDMI, encoded by the exons atgCTACAATCCAGCCAACTGCTGCTGTCATTCTTTTTGGTCTATCAAATCTCTATATGGCTTATCAGCGCCGCCGATATATCTGCTGAAATGAAGGGAGAGCCCGCTGATTCCATGCCTATTAACTTTGATCAAAAACACAATTATTGTCTACGAAATGTCACTTACTATGAGGAGGTAGCTGTGAATAAAACACGCCAGGTAAAGGATAAgcaaaatttcattaaaagaATGTTTAATATTTCACCAACCTACAAAACACAACATTATGTCGTAATGGAGAAAATAAAACGCACGCATCTCGTGAATGAATGCTGTGAGGGCTATACCATGGCAGACAATAAGATCTGCAAACCCCTTTGTAAGCCCGCCTGCACGATCAATGCCTATTGCCATGCACCAAATGAGTGTCGATGTCGAGGCGGTTAtgatgttattaaaattaattcaaTCGATCATTGCAGTCCACGTTGTAACTCCGGTTGTCCATTTGGGGGTTGGTGTACGGCACCCGATGTGTGTAGATGCGCACATGGTTATCGTTCTGTAGGTGACACTTGTGTACAAAAATGTGATGCTGATGATGTCAATTGTGAGGGTGCAGAAGATATTAGCACCGAATCGACAACATATGAAAGTACAGATTCTACGCTTAGTTATGATTCAAGCACAATTGATATTACCATTGAAATGGAGGCTGCGATGAGCGAAAACAATTTTGATAACGATTCAGTGGTTAATGCTAGCGTAATTTTTCCATCGCAGAATTGTACATGCAGCGGTAATGCTACTTGCCAAGTAATTATTGGTTGCACTTGTCCTGAAGGCTTTATAGAGACAGAGAATGGCGTTGAAGATTTTGTAACTTGTGCACCAGTCATTTGGCAAGGTGAATTATTGCTAGATGAAAGCAACTCAAATGCATTCCTGATTATTGTGGGCATGGTTGTTATTATCAGCACTTTGGCGTTGTTGGCGCTTAAGCTGTGGCGTCATCAACGCGGCTCGTTGGATGTGGAGG GCAAAACGGATATGTGctgtaaatatgaaaaaaatagtGCCAGTTCGGAAAGCGGTCATGGCGATATGATTTAG